The following proteins are encoded in a genomic region of Oryzias latipes chromosome 17, ASM223467v1:
- the LOC101165918 gene encoding tripartite motif-containing protein 16 isoform X1, which yields MIITENSAMTSMDEELTCPVCRDSFSRAHPLPCGHSFCPTCIREAWSCHSEGKVRFVCSQCQEEHGEVLCDCCPPEAEEKSQAVKTCLRCEVSLCASHLQPHLERPAFSNHMLVDPLGDISHRRCAAHSEVFRYYCVDERVYVCGDCLLEGGHSQHKVKALRHVEEDLKVILQTLLIKAENKLKDGERILKEHKNMDSSVADSLKQDDGLVERLDSDLQVQVKKLVLALKEITKRERQQILERMQQDCAKVRVDMSQTVNIQHYLTLLLAETDPFLLIWAFQSEDTKLLADLNCPMFNPAPISLDRKHILEDIEGKYRGFITATLRCLSDLKRELLTSPLTLDTNTAHPLLSISDDLRTVTRVKSRLPCAAHPERFDHWPQVLAAQTFSSGTHYWELEAEGFWDVAICYRSIGRKGKEDNAFGNNKVSWSLTQQHDKKLAAWHNRRKTRLSYQMTSNRVAVAVDYSAGTITFSEVGSSNSLIHLHTFSSSFTQPLCLGFGLYKAELKSRISIVKV from the exons ATGATTATAACAG AGAACAGTGCCATGACGTCCATGGATGAAGAGCTGACCTGCCCTGTGTGCCGGGACAGCTTCAGTCGGGCCCACCCGCTGCCCTGTGGCCACAGCTTCTGTCCCACCTGCATCCGTGAAGCCTGGAGTTGCCATTCAGAGGGGAAAGTCCGATTTGTGTGCTCCCAGTGTCAGGAGGAGCATGGGGAGGTGCTGTGTGACTGCTGCCCCCCAGAGGCAGAGGAGAAATCCCAGGCTGTGAAGACCTGCTTGAGGTGTGAGGTGTCGCTGTGTGCCAGCCACCTTCAGCCCCACCTGGAGAGACCAGCTTTCAGCAACCACATGCTGGTAGATCCATTGGGGGACATTTCTCATCGAAGGTGTGCCGCCCATTCTGAGGTGTTCCGCTACTACTGTGTGGATGAGCGGGTGTACGTGTGCGGGGACTGCCTGCTGGAGGGAGGCCATTCTCAGCACAAAGTGAAGGCTCTGAGGCACGTCGAAGAGGATCTGAAG GTGATTCTCCAGACGCTGCtcatcaaagcagaaaacaagCTCAAAGATGGGGAGCGGATTCTGAAAGAGCACAAGAATATGGATTCTTCCGTGGCT GACTCATTAAAACAAGATGACGGTCTGGTGGAGCGGCTGGACTCCGACCTGCAGGTCCAGGTGAAGAAGCTGGTGCTGGCTCTGAAGGAAATCACCAAGAGGGAGAGGCAGCAGATCTTAGAGCGCATGCAACAAGACTGTGCCAAAGTGAGGGTCGACATGAGCCAGACAGTTAACATCCAGCATTACCTGACTCTGCTGCTGGCAGAGACGGACCCCTTCCTGCTCATCTGG GCCTTTCAGTCAGAAGACACAAA GTTATTAGCTGACCTGAACTGCCCAATGTTCAACCCTGCTCCCATCAGTCTGGACAGGAAACACATCCTAGAAGACATAGAGGGAAAATATCGTGGGTTCATCACAGCGACCCTCCGCTGCCTCAGTGACCTCAAACGGGAGCTCT TGACCAGTCCATTAACATTGGACACGAACACTGCCCATCCTCTGCTGAGCATCTCAGATGACCTGCGCACAGTCACTCGTGTCAAGAGCCGCCTGCCCTGCGCTGCCCATCCCGAGCGTTTCGACCACTGGCCACAGGTCCTCGCTGCCCAGACCTTCTCCTCTGGAACCCACTACTGGGAGCTGGAGGCAGAGGGATTCTGGGATGTTGCCATCTGCTACCGAAGTATTGGACGCAAGGGAAAGGAGGACAATGCTTTTGGAAACAATAAG GTGTCTTGGAGTTTGACACAACAGCACGACAAAAAGCTTGCAGCCTGGCACAACCGCAGGAAGACCCGCCTCTCGTACCAAATGACCAGCAACCGAGTTGCCGTTGCTGTGGATTACAGCGCAGGGACCATCACCTTCTCTGAGGTGGGATCAAGCAACAGCCTGATCCACCTTCACACGTTCTCCTCCAGCTTCACCCAGCCTCTGTGCCTGGGCTTCGGACTCTACAAAGCTGAGCTCAAAAGTCGCATTTCCATCGTCAAAGTGTGA
- the LOC101165671 gene encoding cerebellin-1 codes for MHLGSDILILLSVLLLWGTLGSGEQNDTEPIILEGKCLVVCDSTPSSEPAGNALGMSVRSGSGRVAFSASRQTNHEPTDMSNRTMIIYFDNILVNVGTHFDQESSIFLAPRRGVYSFNFHVVKAYNRQTIQVSLMVNGWPMISAFAGDQDVTREAATNAGLVIMEKGDKAYLRLERGNLMGGWKYSTFSGFLVFPL; via the exons ATGCACCTCGGGTCAGACATCCTGATCCTGCTGagtgtgctgctgctgtggggAACTCTGGGATCCGGAGAACAGAATGACACAGAACCCATCATACTCGAAGGCAAATGTTTGGTGGTTTGTGACTCCACTCCTTCATCCGAGCctgctgggaacgctttggGGATGTCTGTCCGCTCCGGCTCTGGACGAGTGGCCTTCTCCGCCAGCCGCCAGACCAACCACGAGCCCACAGACATGAGCAACCGCACTATGATCATCTACTTTGATAAT ATCTTGGTAAACGTTGGGACTCATTTTGACCAAGAGAGTAGCATCTTTCTGGCGCCTCGGAGAGGAGTTTACAGCTTCAACTTTCACGTTGTGAAGGCCTACAATAGACAAACCATTCAG GTGAGCCTGATGGTGAACGGCTGGCCGATGATTTCTGCTTTTGCTGGAGACCAAGATGTGACCAGAGAAGCTGCGACCAATGCCGGCTTGGTGATCATGGAGAAGGGGGACAAGGCGTACCTCAGACTGGAGAGAGGAAACCTGATGGGGGGCTGGAAGTATTCCACTTTCTCTGGATTTCTGGTGTTTCCTTTGTGA
- the LOC101165918 gene encoding tripartite motif-containing protein 16 isoform X2: MTSMDEELTCPVCRDSFSRAHPLPCGHSFCPTCIREAWSCHSEGKVRFVCSQCQEEHGEVLCDCCPPEAEEKSQAVKTCLRCEVSLCASHLQPHLERPAFSNHMLVDPLGDISHRRCAAHSEVFRYYCVDERVYVCGDCLLEGGHSQHKVKALRHVEEDLKVILQTLLIKAENKLKDGERILKEHKNMDSSVADSLKQDDGLVERLDSDLQVQVKKLVLALKEITKRERQQILERMQQDCAKVRVDMSQTVNIQHYLTLLLAETDPFLLIWAFQSEDTKLLADLNCPMFNPAPISLDRKHILEDIEGKYRGFITATLRCLSDLKRELLTSPLTLDTNTAHPLLSISDDLRTVTRVKSRLPCAAHPERFDHWPQVLAAQTFSSGTHYWELEAEGFWDVAICYRSIGRKGKEDNAFGNNKVSWSLTQQHDKKLAAWHNRRKTRLSYQMTSNRVAVAVDYSAGTITFSEVGSSNSLIHLHTFSSSFTQPLCLGFGLYKAELKSRISIVKV; this comes from the exons ATGACGTCCATGGATGAAGAGCTGACCTGCCCTGTGTGCCGGGACAGCTTCAGTCGGGCCCACCCGCTGCCCTGTGGCCACAGCTTCTGTCCCACCTGCATCCGTGAAGCCTGGAGTTGCCATTCAGAGGGGAAAGTCCGATTTGTGTGCTCCCAGTGTCAGGAGGAGCATGGGGAGGTGCTGTGTGACTGCTGCCCCCCAGAGGCAGAGGAGAAATCCCAGGCTGTGAAGACCTGCTTGAGGTGTGAGGTGTCGCTGTGTGCCAGCCACCTTCAGCCCCACCTGGAGAGACCAGCTTTCAGCAACCACATGCTGGTAGATCCATTGGGGGACATTTCTCATCGAAGGTGTGCCGCCCATTCTGAGGTGTTCCGCTACTACTGTGTGGATGAGCGGGTGTACGTGTGCGGGGACTGCCTGCTGGAGGGAGGCCATTCTCAGCACAAAGTGAAGGCTCTGAGGCACGTCGAAGAGGATCTGAAG GTGATTCTCCAGACGCTGCtcatcaaagcagaaaacaagCTCAAAGATGGGGAGCGGATTCTGAAAGAGCACAAGAATATGGATTCTTCCGTGGCT GACTCATTAAAACAAGATGACGGTCTGGTGGAGCGGCTGGACTCCGACCTGCAGGTCCAGGTGAAGAAGCTGGTGCTGGCTCTGAAGGAAATCACCAAGAGGGAGAGGCAGCAGATCTTAGAGCGCATGCAACAAGACTGTGCCAAAGTGAGGGTCGACATGAGCCAGACAGTTAACATCCAGCATTACCTGACTCTGCTGCTGGCAGAGACGGACCCCTTCCTGCTCATCTGG GCCTTTCAGTCAGAAGACACAAA GTTATTAGCTGACCTGAACTGCCCAATGTTCAACCCTGCTCCCATCAGTCTGGACAGGAAACACATCCTAGAAGACATAGAGGGAAAATATCGTGGGTTCATCACAGCGACCCTCCGCTGCCTCAGTGACCTCAAACGGGAGCTCT TGACCAGTCCATTAACATTGGACACGAACACTGCCCATCCTCTGCTGAGCATCTCAGATGACCTGCGCACAGTCACTCGTGTCAAGAGCCGCCTGCCCTGCGCTGCCCATCCCGAGCGTTTCGACCACTGGCCACAGGTCCTCGCTGCCCAGACCTTCTCCTCTGGAACCCACTACTGGGAGCTGGAGGCAGAGGGATTCTGGGATGTTGCCATCTGCTACCGAAGTATTGGACGCAAGGGAAAGGAGGACAATGCTTTTGGAAACAATAAG GTGTCTTGGAGTTTGACACAACAGCACGACAAAAAGCTTGCAGCCTGGCACAACCGCAGGAAGACCCGCCTCTCGTACCAAATGACCAGCAACCGAGTTGCCGTTGCTGTGGATTACAGCGCAGGGACCATCACCTTCTCTGAGGTGGGATCAAGCAACAGCCTGATCCACCTTCACACGTTCTCCTCCAGCTTCACCCAGCCTCTGTGCCTGGGCTTCGGACTCTACAAAGCTGAGCTCAAAAGTCGCATTTCCATCGTCAAAGTGTGA